A genomic segment from Streptomyces sp. NBC_00654 encodes:
- a CDS encoding transposase, giving the protein MYARAAGRTARAGKTDGGEAGRGRRLAGIGAFVTAIPSNSAHARTRPAWTIQDKIRPETLTVDDTGFLKGRDASPCVSRPYTGTTGKVSD; this is encoded by the coding sequence ATGTACGCGCGGGCTGCCGGCCGGACGGCGCGAGCCGGTAAAACCGATGGCGGCGAGGCTGGGCGAGGACGGCGGCTGGCCGGCATTGGCGCCTTCGTGACGGCCATCCCGTCGAATTCAGCGCATGCGCGGACCCGCCCGGCCTGGACAATCCAGGACAAGATCCGGCCGGAGACGTTGACTGTCGACGACACCGGCTTCCTCAAGGGCAGGGATGCGTCGCCATGCGTATCCAGGCCGTACACCGGCACCACGGGCAAGGTCAGCGACTGA
- a CDS encoding ferredoxin → MSDPQAPLRLGADRERCAGAGMCALTAPAVFDQDEEEGLVVLLHPAPAPEHRAAARMAVGLCPAGAIALGSPDS, encoded by the coding sequence ATGAGCGACCCGCAAGCGCCGCTGCGTCTCGGCGCCGACCGTGAGCGCTGCGCCGGCGCCGGCATGTGCGCCCTGACGGCTCCCGCGGTCTTCGACCAGGACGAGGAGGAAGGCCTGGTGGTACTCCTGCACCCCGCACCGGCACCCGAGCACCGCGCCGCCGCCCGGATGGCCGTCGGCCTCTGTCCCGCCGGGGCCATCGCCCTCGGCTCCCCGGACTCGTAG
- a CDS encoding FAD-dependent oxidoreductase, with product MKVVIIGGVAGGMSAATRLRRLDEQAEIVVLERGAHVSYANCGLPYFLGGVIEERDKLLVQTPEALRARFRIDVRVRSEAITVDPVSRTVRVRDLANGEEYAESYDRLVLSPGARPFVPQLPGIERAFTLRDVSDADRIAAELDGGARTAVVVGAGFIGVEAAENLRRRGLRVTLVELSDQVMPPLDPEMAAPLAAELRSGGVELALGAQLKEVGEDRVHLDDGRTVPADVVLMAIGVRPETGLARGAGLTIGPRGGIAVDETGLTSDPAIYAVGDAAEKRDGLTGESALVPLANLANRHGRLVADAIAGRPVVARPATGTAVVQVFGLTAAATGWNEKRLRAAGRAYRTVHLHPGSHAGYYPGASPIALKVLFAPSDLRILGAQAVGADGVDKRIDVIATAMAGGLTAPDLADLELAYAPPYGSAKDPVNMAGMIAENLATGTVRTIQWHELDAAREAGATVVDVRTAAEYVRGAIPGALNIPLDELRERVDELPAGDLVVHCQVGLRGHNAQRLLAGLGRDSANLDGGYATWSAGRAA from the coding sequence GTGAAGGTCGTCATCATCGGAGGCGTGGCGGGCGGCATGTCCGCGGCCACCCGGCTGCGTCGCCTGGACGAGCAGGCGGAGATCGTCGTGCTGGAGCGCGGCGCTCACGTCAGCTACGCCAACTGCGGCCTGCCGTACTTCCTCGGCGGGGTCATCGAGGAACGCGACAAGCTGCTGGTGCAGACGCCCGAGGCGCTGCGCGCCCGGTTCAGGATCGATGTACGGGTCCGCAGCGAGGCGATCACCGTGGACCCGGTGTCGCGTACCGTGCGGGTGCGGGATCTGGCGAACGGGGAGGAATACGCGGAGTCGTACGACCGGCTGGTGCTCTCTCCCGGTGCCCGGCCATTCGTGCCCCAGCTGCCAGGAATCGAACGAGCATTCACGCTGCGCGACGTGTCGGACGCCGATCGGATCGCCGCTGAGCTGGACGGGGGTGCGCGTACCGCCGTTGTGGTCGGTGCCGGGTTCATCGGCGTGGAGGCGGCGGAGAATCTGCGCCGCCGTGGCCTGCGGGTGACGCTCGTCGAGCTCTCCGACCAGGTGATGCCGCCGCTCGACCCCGAGATGGCCGCGCCGCTCGCCGCTGAGCTGCGTTCCGGCGGGGTCGAGCTCGCGCTCGGCGCTCAGCTGAAGGAGGTCGGTGAGGACCGCGTACACCTGGACGACGGGCGTACCGTGCCGGCCGATGTGGTCCTGATGGCGATCGGCGTCCGCCCCGAGACGGGCCTGGCGCGCGGGGCAGGGCTGACCATCGGGCCGCGCGGCGGGATCGCCGTTGACGAGACGGGCCTCACCAGCGATCCGGCCATTTACGCGGTGGGCGACGCCGCCGAGAAGCGTGACGGGCTCACCGGCGAGAGCGCCCTGGTGCCGCTGGCCAACCTCGCCAACCGGCACGGCCGCCTCGTCGCCGACGCCATCGCGGGACGCCCGGTCGTGGCCCGGCCCGCCACCGGCACCGCGGTCGTTCAGGTCTTCGGCCTGACCGCGGCGGCCACCGGCTGGAACGAGAAGCGGCTGCGCGCCGCCGGCCGCGCCTACCGAACGGTCCACCTGCACCCCGGTTCGCACGCGGGCTACTACCCGGGCGCGTCCCCGATCGCCCTCAAAGTCCTCTTCGCCCCTTCCGACCTGCGGATCCTCGGAGCCCAGGCGGTCGGCGCGGACGGCGTGGACAAGCGCATCGACGTGATCGCCACGGCCATGGCCGGCGGACTGACCGCGCCTGACCTCGCCGATCTGGAGCTCGCCTACGCGCCGCCGTACGGCTCGGCGAAGGACCCGGTCAACATGGCCGGGATGATCGCCGAGAACCTGGCCACCGGCACGGTCCGCACCATCCAGTGGCACGAACTGGACGCGGCCCGCGAAGCCGGCGCCACCGTCGTCGATGTGCGTACGGCCGCCGAATACGTCCGGGGCGCGATCCCCGGCGCGCTCAACATCCCGCTGGACGAGCTGCGCGAGCGCGTCGACGAACTGCCCGCGGGTGACCTCGTCGTCCACTGTCAGGTGGGTTTGCGCGGTCACAACGCGCAGCGGCTCCTCGCGGGCCTCGGCAGGGACAGCGCCAATCTCGACGGCGGCTACGCCACCTGGTCCGCGGGCAGGGCCGCCTGA
- a CDS encoding flavin reductase family protein yields the protein MVTSLPSSRVGAPGDAAEPDAFREAMRLWATGVAVVTTQSDQGPHGVTVNSLLSVSLDPPTLLISLKRGSRTEGVIERSGRFTVNVLTAGQHVLADRFTRRRAFGAEEFAGVGHRPSPDGGGPELEGSAVVLTCRMTRRIEVADHVLIIARTTGVRLVPADGPHVPLVYLDRHYRRLSERAPGAEDGPDRAGQSGRS from the coding sequence GTGGTGACTTCGCTGCCGTCCTCGCGAGTCGGTGCTCCCGGTGACGCGGCGGAGCCCGACGCGTTCCGTGAGGCCATGCGCCTCTGGGCGACGGGCGTGGCGGTCGTCACCACGCAGAGCGACCAAGGGCCGCATGGCGTGACGGTCAACTCCCTGCTGTCGGTGTCGCTCGATCCACCCACTCTGCTGATCTCCCTCAAGCGGGGCAGCCGCACCGAAGGCGTCATCGAGCGGTCCGGCCGCTTCACCGTGAACGTCCTCACCGCCGGGCAGCACGTTCTTGCCGACCGTTTCACCCGGCGTCGTGCCTTCGGTGCCGAGGAGTTCGCTGGGGTGGGTCACCGGCCGTCCCCGGATGGTGGAGGGCCGGAGTTGGAAGGGAGCGCCGTCGTTCTGACCTGCCGAATGACCCGACGTATCGAGGTCGCCGACCACGTCCTGATCATCGCCAGGACGACCGGCGTCCGTCTGGTTCCGGCCGACGGCCCCCATGTGCCGCTCGTCTACCTGGACCGGCACTACCGTCGGCTCAGCGAGAGGGCGCCGGGCGCGGAGGACGGTCCTGACCGCGCCGGTCAGTCGGGCAGGAGCTGA
- a CDS encoding B3/4 domain-containing protein, whose product MTAFRIAPAVADAFPDTLIAVITATGLHGHEPWPSTTAALQDLEQQLADGTWQPADETDPRIEAWHTAYRSFGTNPRRIRPSVDALGRRFTKKGSLPRINPAVDSYNAVSVQHGLPAGAFDLDQVTGDVDIRYADGTEEFTPLGEPGTVENPKPGEIIYTDTTGVLTRHWNHRDAHRTRVTEDSTRVAFILETLHATRDGHLLTAAAPELRGLLAPHTEQTAVYYLSPDQPRITV is encoded by the coding sequence ATGACCGCCTTCCGTATCGCCCCCGCAGTGGCCGACGCCTTCCCCGACACCCTCATCGCCGTGATCACCGCCACCGGCCTCCACGGCCACGAGCCCTGGCCCTCCACCACCGCCGCGCTTCAGGACCTGGAGCAACAACTCGCCGACGGTACCTGGCAGCCCGCCGACGAGACCGACCCGAGGATCGAGGCGTGGCACACCGCCTACCGGTCCTTCGGTACCAACCCCCGCCGTATCCGCCCCAGCGTCGACGCGCTCGGCCGCCGCTTCACGAAGAAGGGGTCTCTGCCGCGCATCAACCCGGCCGTCGACTCCTACAACGCCGTCTCCGTCCAGCACGGCCTGCCCGCCGGCGCCTTCGACCTGGACCAGGTCACCGGTGACGTGGACATCCGGTACGCCGACGGCACCGAGGAGTTCACCCCACTCGGCGAGCCCGGAACCGTCGAGAACCCCAAGCCCGGCGAGATCATCTACACGGACACCACCGGCGTCCTGACCCGCCACTGGAACCACCGAGATGCCCACCGCACCCGCGTCACCGAAGACTCCACCCGCGTCGCCTTCATCCTCGAAACCCTCCACGCCACCCGCGACGGCCACCTGCTGACGGCTGCGGCACCGGAACTGCGGGGGCTGCTCGCCCCGCACACCGAACAGACCGCCGTGTACTACCTCAGCCCGGACCAGCCCCGGATCACCGTCTGA
- a CDS encoding SAM-dependent methyltransferase, whose amino-acid sequence MSSSDADFRRLIRSDVPHSARVWNAWLGGKDNYPVDRELADVVSAAYPQTVDIARASRAFQARAVRYLAGLGVRQFLDVGTGLPVENSTHEVAQSIVPQARIVYVDNDPIVLVHAAALLTSAPEGRTDYVEADLSDTDAVVDAASKTLDLSEPVAVMLLSTLGHLAPAEGIEVVQRYMSRMPSGSCLVLCDTVKTPATLAAEKAYASGDNPPYLVREPEEITGCAEGLEMVEPGFVSISQWRPTADEEPVPVDQWGLVARKP is encoded by the coding sequence TTGAGCAGCAGCGACGCTGACTTCCGTAGGCTGATCCGATCGGACGTGCCGCATTCCGCTCGGGTGTGGAACGCGTGGCTGGGCGGGAAGGACAACTACCCGGTCGACCGGGAGCTGGCCGACGTGGTGAGCGCGGCCTACCCGCAGACGGTCGACATCGCCCGCGCCTCGCGTGCGTTCCAGGCCCGTGCTGTCCGGTACCTTGCAGGGCTGGGCGTGCGTCAGTTCCTGGATGTGGGAACAGGCCTGCCGGTGGAGAACAGCACCCATGAGGTGGCGCAGAGCATCGTGCCCCAGGCCCGTATCGTCTACGTGGACAACGACCCCATCGTGCTGGTCCACGCGGCGGCATTGCTGACCAGCGCTCCTGAGGGCCGGACGGACTACGTGGAGGCGGACCTGTCCGACACGGACGCGGTGGTGGACGCGGCCTCCAAGACGCTGGACCTGTCCGAGCCGGTCGCCGTGATGCTGCTGTCGACCCTGGGACACCTGGCCCCGGCCGAGGGAATCGAAGTGGTCCAGAGATACATGTCCCGTATGCCGTCCGGGAGCTGTCTCGTCCTGTGCGACACGGTGAAGACACCCGCCACGCTCGCGGCCGAGAAGGCGTACGCATCGGGCGACAACCCGCCCTACCTGGTGCGGGAACCGGAAGAGATCACCGGATGCGCCGAGGGTCTGGAAATGGTCGAGCCGGGCTTCGTATCGATCTCGCAGTGGCGGCCGACGGCCGACGAGGAGCCGGTACCCGTCGACCAGTGGGGACTCGTCGCCCGCAAACCATGA
- a CDS encoding LLM class oxidoreductase: MFAPGELTVGLFLPLWPYTGNMAAMRGQTKVVQQAEQGGIAAVWVRDVPLADPAFGDVGQVYDPWTALTWLAAHTSRITLASGSVILPLRHPIDLAKQAASVDHLSGGRLVLGVASGDRPVEFPAYGLDHGARGTRYREVVDSFRGLLAEERPGGASLLPKPVHDGIPLLVTGSSQQSPLWIAEHADGWLVYSGTTATPDGPRTLGDRIGAWRELIPGGEFRPVATNEWIDLVEDPGYPPTALRGGFVLRTGTEGLLELLGRWRTAGVNHAALGVQHGRRPAAEVVAQLTEEVVPHFPALASPTPLAAAW; this comes from the coding sequence ATGTTCGCGCCGGGGGAGCTGACCGTGGGGTTGTTCCTTCCCCTGTGGCCCTACACAGGGAACATGGCGGCAATGCGCGGTCAGACGAAGGTCGTCCAGCAGGCCGAGCAGGGAGGCATCGCCGCCGTCTGGGTGCGGGACGTGCCCCTGGCCGACCCCGCCTTCGGCGACGTGGGGCAGGTGTACGACCCGTGGACCGCACTGACCTGGCTCGCGGCACACACCTCCCGGATCACTCTGGCTTCCGGCAGCGTGATCCTTCCGCTGCGGCACCCCATCGACCTGGCGAAACAGGCGGCTTCCGTGGACCATCTCAGCGGGGGCCGACTGGTCCTCGGAGTGGCGTCAGGCGACCGCCCGGTGGAGTTCCCCGCGTACGGTCTGGATCACGGGGCGCGGGGTACCCGCTACCGGGAAGTGGTCGATTCCTTCCGTGGGCTGCTGGCGGAGGAGCGTCCCGGCGGTGCGAGCCTCTTGCCGAAGCCGGTGCATGACGGGATCCCTCTCCTGGTCACCGGCTCCTCCCAGCAGTCACCGCTATGGATCGCCGAGCACGCGGACGGCTGGCTGGTCTACTCCGGGACCACCGCGACCCCTGACGGCCCCCGGACCCTCGGGGACCGGATCGGGGCATGGCGTGAGCTGATCCCCGGCGGAGAGTTCCGCCCGGTCGCGACCAATGAATGGATCGATCTGGTCGAGGATCCGGGTTATCCGCCCACTGCGCTGCGCGGCGGCTTCGTCCTGCGCACCGGTACAGAAGGGCTGCTCGAACTGCTTGGCCGCTGGAGGACCGCCGGGGTCAATCACGCCGCACTCGGAGTCCAGCACGGAAGGCGCCCCGCGGCGGAGGTGGTGGCGCAGCTCACCGAAGAGGTCGTACCGCACTTCCCCGCACTGGCGTCCCCCACACCCCTGGCAGCCGCGTGGTGA
- a CDS encoding EamA family transporter — protein MIALLLALGSSLAYGCADFLGGLGARKAHVLRTVMIAAPASLALEIMLWPVLGASFSAGTLGWGAASGVASAAAFTLLYKTLAIGPMNVLSPVTALVSAMLPVGVGLLQGEHLGAAGLVGLPLALAAVVMVSAGHGAGSARPSRTALLLALGAGAAIALQLVFLHQAPSDSGVAPLIVGRAVSSAVTLAAAGLMFRRLGSEKPAYAVSAAAGLLDSVANLLFLMAARSGDLAVVAVITALYPAGTVLLARSVLAERIHRSQLVGLGTAAIAVGLLALT, from the coding sequence GTGATCGCTCTGCTGCTGGCCCTGGGCAGCTCCCTCGCCTACGGGTGCGCCGACTTCCTCGGCGGCCTCGGCGCGCGCAAGGCCCATGTACTGCGCACCGTGATGATCGCGGCCCCGGCTTCTCTCGCGCTGGAGATCATGCTGTGGCCGGTGCTCGGTGCCTCGTTCAGTGCCGGCACCCTCGGGTGGGGTGCCGCGTCCGGGGTGGCTTCGGCCGCCGCGTTCACCCTGCTCTACAAGACTCTGGCGATCGGCCCGATGAACGTGCTCTCGCCCGTGACCGCGTTGGTGTCCGCCATGCTTCCCGTCGGTGTGGGTCTGCTGCAGGGCGAGCATCTTGGTGCCGCCGGACTTGTGGGTCTGCCGCTCGCGCTGGCCGCGGTGGTGATGGTCAGTGCCGGTCACGGCGCCGGGTCGGCGCGCCCCTCCCGTACGGCTCTGCTGCTGGCCCTCGGCGCCGGTGCGGCGATTGCCCTCCAGCTGGTCTTCTTGCACCAGGCGCCCTCCGACAGCGGGGTAGCCCCGCTGATCGTGGGCCGGGCGGTCTCCTCGGCAGTCACCCTGGCCGCGGCCGGGCTGATGTTCCGCAGGCTGGGGTCCGAGAAGCCCGCCTATGCGGTGTCGGCGGCGGCGGGCCTGCTGGACTCGGTGGCGAATCTGCTGTTCCTCATGGCTGCCCGCAGCGGGGACCTCGCCGTCGTCGCCGTGATCACCGCCCTCTATCCGGCGGGCACTGTTCTGCTCGCCCGCAGCGTGCTGGCCGAACGGATCCACCGCAGCCAGCTGGTCGGGCTCGGCACCGCGGCCATCGCCGTCGGCCTCCTCGCCCTGACCTGA
- a CDS encoding XRE family transcriptional regulator, which yields MAETDVALRTLAHNVRAARTRAGLSLDELGRRAKVSKGALVALEKAQGNPNFATLVRLADTLGVSVSALMEGRAEGRVRVVSADTVMPLWTGERGSEARLILTTSGPAPTEVWRWQLQPGEEYPSHPHQAGVVETVSVTSGRMILVVDGTEHPVEAGQTAGFDGDAPHAYRGAGADTCHLIMTVHLPPGPASTA from the coding sequence ATGGCCGAGACGGACGTAGCACTGCGGACGCTCGCACACAACGTCAGGGCGGCACGAACCCGGGCCGGGCTCTCCCTGGATGAACTCGGCCGGCGCGCCAAGGTCAGCAAGGGCGCCCTGGTCGCCTTGGAGAAGGCACAGGGGAACCCGAACTTCGCGACCCTGGTCCGGCTGGCCGACACGCTCGGCGTTTCCGTGTCCGCCCTCATGGAGGGGCGGGCAGAGGGCCGTGTCCGCGTCGTCTCCGCCGACACAGTGATGCCGCTGTGGACCGGCGAGCGGGGCAGTGAAGCCCGGCTCATACTGACAACCTCAGGTCCGGCCCCCACCGAAGTCTGGCGCTGGCAACTCCAGCCGGGCGAGGAATACCCCAGTCACCCCCACCAGGCCGGGGTCGTGGAAACCGTCAGCGTCACCTCCGGCCGGATGATCCTGGTCGTCGACGGCACCGAGCACCCCGTCGAAGCCGGGCAGACCGCAGGCTTCGACGGCGACGCCCCCCACGCCTACCGCGGCGCCGGCGCCGACACCTGCCACCTGATCATGACCGTCCACCTGCCGCCCGGTCCCGCCTCCACGGCCTGA
- a CDS encoding cytochrome P450, translating to MSHDPTAVGTTTGATTDDITADDLPTLPTDRHTGCPFDPPEGLTALSDEPIRRMRYADGHVGRLVTGHATARAILADPRFSSRYELLHLPVPMGGVSGEIPPAPAGDIIGLDAPEHTRYRRLLTGKFTVRRMRQLTERVEQFTEECLDAMEQAGPTADLVEAFAQPVPALMICELLGVPYTDRKRFQGHVATIFDQTADAEATGEAYTALLQYLAELVLAKRAEPTDDLLSDLTTSDLTDEELAGVGGLLLAAGLDTTANMLGLGTFALLSNPDQLDALRADPGLAGQTVEELLRYLSVADPLLRSALEDVEVEGALIRAGETVTVSVQAVNRDPRRFPDPNRLDIHRKATGHLAFGHGAHQCLGQQLARVEMAVAFPALLSRFPTLRLAVPPQEVPLRNRSNIYGVISLPVTWDKE from the coding sequence ATGTCGCACGACCCGACGGCCGTCGGCACCACCACCGGTGCCACAACCGACGACATCACCGCCGATGATCTCCCCACCCTGCCCACCGACCGGCACACCGGCTGCCCCTTCGACCCGCCCGAAGGGCTCACCGCCCTGAGCGATGAACCGATACGCCGTATGCGCTACGCCGACGGACATGTGGGCCGGCTGGTCACCGGCCACGCCACGGCCCGCGCGATCCTGGCCGACCCCCGCTTCAGCTCGCGCTACGAACTCCTGCATCTGCCGGTGCCGATGGGGGGCGTGTCAGGGGAGATACCGCCGGCGCCGGCCGGCGACATCATCGGCCTCGACGCCCCCGAGCACACCCGCTATCGGCGTCTGCTCACCGGAAAGTTCACCGTCCGCAGGATGCGGCAACTCACCGAACGTGTGGAGCAGTTCACCGAGGAATGTCTGGATGCCATGGAACAGGCCGGGCCCACGGCCGACCTGGTGGAGGCGTTCGCGCAACCCGTGCCCGCGCTCATGATCTGTGAGCTGCTCGGCGTGCCGTACACCGACCGGAAGCGATTCCAGGGCCACGTGGCGACCATCTTCGATCAGACAGCGGATGCGGAGGCGACGGGCGAGGCCTATACGGCGCTGCTCCAGTACCTGGCCGAACTCGTCCTCGCCAAGCGCGCCGAGCCCACCGACGACCTGCTCAGCGATCTGACCACCTCCGACCTCACCGACGAGGAGCTGGCCGGGGTAGGCGGGCTGCTGCTCGCCGCCGGACTCGACACCACGGCGAACATGCTCGGCCTCGGCACCTTCGCCCTGCTCAGCAATCCCGACCAGCTGGACGCTCTGCGCGCCGACCCGGGCCTGGCCGGACAGACCGTGGAGGAGCTGCTGCGCTACCTCAGCGTGGCCGACCCTCTGCTTCGGTCGGCGCTCGAGGACGTCGAGGTGGAGGGCGCGCTCATCAGGGCGGGCGAGACGGTGACCGTTTCCGTGCAGGCCGTCAACCGGGACCCACGCAGGTTCCCCGACCCCAACCGGCTCGACATCCACCGCAAGGCCACCGGGCACCTGGCCTTCGGCCACGGCGCCCACCAGTGCCTGGGCCAGCAGCTCGCCCGCGTCGAGATGGCTGTCGCCTTCCCGGCGCTGCTCTCCCGTTTTCCCACCTTGCGCCTCGCGGTGCCGCCGCAGGAGGTACCGCTGCGCAACCGCTCCAACATCTACGGCGTGATCAGCCTGCCCGTCACCTGGGACAAGGAGTAG
- a CDS encoding SMI1/KNR4 family protein, with amino-acid sequence MPFQPALLDRLERAVRRYGAGTPTDRVELASAISPLGVGLDPDYAEFVERFGGCYVGVPVYGLRNSDLLEHMSVVDLTLRFRRDGWPGTDRGLVVSFDPAGNPLVLTPGGPVTSYDHDAGRAYELAQGFAALLDQHTED; translated from the coding sequence ATGCCCTTCCAACCCGCGCTGCTGGACCGTTTGGAGCGCGCCGTCCGGCGTTACGGCGCCGGCACGCCGACGGACCGAGTGGAACTCGCGTCCGCGATTTCCCCTCTTGGGGTCGGCCTCGACCCGGATTACGCCGAGTTCGTCGAGCGTTTCGGGGGTTGCTATGTCGGCGTCCCCGTGTACGGGCTGCGGAACTCGGACCTGCTGGAGCACATGAGCGTCGTAGACCTCACCCTGCGCTTCCGCCGCGACGGATGGCCCGGCACCGACCGGGGACTCGTCGTGTCCTTCGACCCCGCAGGCAACCCCCTCGTGCTCACTCCCGGTGGCCCCGTGACGAGCTACGACCACGACGCGGGGCGTGCGTACGAGCTCGCCCAGGGGTTCGCGGCGCTGCTCGACCAGCACACCGAGGACTGA
- a CDS encoding TetR/AcrR family transcriptional regulator codes for MATTAPFDRSSDADTRRRIIRATAALLQQQGYESTSVKRIAGAAQASPSSVYHFFPGGKQELAIEAMHHGAREFGEMLVEGLASASDPAEATAACALLLADDLMRSDWSDGCPVAVTALETIGRVPGLQEAATQALTGWRDLVTAKLTESGIAPAAAHSLAGTVISILEGAELLSRVTADDTPLRDAAVHLAQLVRAAPRA; via the coding sequence ATGGCAACCACCGCACCGTTCGACCGCTCGTCCGACGCCGACACCCGCCGCCGGATCATCCGGGCCACTGCCGCCCTGCTGCAGCAGCAGGGGTACGAGAGCACCTCGGTCAAACGCATCGCCGGCGCCGCGCAGGCCTCACCCAGCTCCGTCTACCACTTCTTTCCCGGGGGCAAGCAGGAGCTCGCCATCGAGGCGATGCATCACGGCGCCCGGGAGTTCGGCGAGATGCTCGTCGAAGGCCTCGCTTCCGCCTCCGATCCCGCCGAGGCCACGGCCGCCTGTGCCCTGCTGCTCGCCGACGACCTGATGCGGTCGGACTGGAGCGACGGATGCCCCGTCGCGGTCACCGCCCTGGAGACCATCGGCCGCGTCCCGGGGCTCCAGGAGGCCGCGACCCAGGCTCTCACCGGCTGGCGGGACCTTGTCACGGCCAAGCTGACAGAGAGCGGTATCGCGCCGGCCGCGGCCCACTCCCTCGCCGGGACGGTGATCAGCATTCTGGAGGGCGCCGAACTGCTGAGCCGCGTAACCGCCGACGACACTCCCCTCCGGGATGCCGCCGTCCATCTCGCACAACTCGTCAGGGCAGCGCCCCGGGCCTGA